A window of Hemibagrus wyckioides isolate EC202008001 linkage group LG03, SWU_Hwy_1.0, whole genome shotgun sequence contains these coding sequences:
- the calhm1a gene encoding calcium homeostasis modulator protein 1 yields MDKFRMMFQFLQANQESFMNGICGIMALASAQLYSTFEFTCPCMPEYNYAYGVGILIVPPFWFFMLGYVLNNNISVLTEEWKRPVGQRQKETTVLRYMLCSMTQRALIAPSVWIAVTLMDGKSFLCAYSAKIDLTPFLNKSAMNTPDEDLEKILATIPCKNIFDANNVINREAASNYIRVLSQACGWAFLMLTTFVAFLIRAIRPCFTQAVFLKTKYWSHYIDTERRLFDDTCKEHAKSFAKVCIQQYFESISGEMIFHKLPEREKGGKEKGNEEEKPVSEEEKLLGIREKDDMNKVLWNWHTCKPALRLHKYGKDENINENSNSPVQSNGYHRPRFMNGSAAYYSKV; encoded by the exons ATGGATAAGTTTCGGATGATGTTCCAGTTCCTACAAGCTAACCAGGAGTCTTTTATGAACGGTATATGTGGTATTATGGCCCTGGCGAGCGCACAGCTTTACTCCACGTTTGAGTTCACCTGTCCGTGTATGCCGGAGTATAATTACGCGTACGGGGTCGGCATTCTGATCGTTCCTCCATTTTGGTTCTTCATGCTTGGCTACGTGCTGAATAATAACATCTCGGTGCTGACCGAGGAGTGGAAGAGACCCGTAGGTCAGAGGCAGAAGGAAACCACTGTCCTGCGCTACATGCTGTGCTCCATGACGCAGCGCGCGCTCATCGCTCCCTCGGTATGGATCGCCGTTACGCTCATGGATGGAAAGAGCTTCTTATGCGCATACAGCGCCAAGATCGATCTGACCCCATTCTTAAACAAAAGCGCCATGAACACGCCCGATGAAGATCTGGAGAAGATACTGGCAACAATTCCCTGCAAAAATATTTTCGACGCAAACAATGTCATTAACAGGGAGGCAGCATCCAACTATATTCGGGTTTTGTCGCAG GCCTGTGGGTGGGCATTTTTGATGTTGACGACTTTTGTGGCCTTCCTGATAAGAGCGATCAGACCTTGTTTCACTCAAGCCGTCTTCCTGAAAACCAAATACTGGTCCCATTACATTGATACAGAACGTAGGCTCTTCGATGACACGTGCAAAGAGCATGCCAAAAGTTTTGCCAAGGTCTGCATTCAACAATATTTTGAGAGCATCAGTGGTGAAATGATATTTCACAAACTGCCTGAGAGGGAAAAGGGTGGAAAAGAGAAAGGCAATGAAGAAGAAAAGCCCgtgagtgaggaagagaagCTCCTAGGCATCCGTGAAAAGGATGACATGAATAAAGTTCTGTGGAACTGGCATACTTGTAAACCTGCACTTAGACTTCATAAATATGGAAAAGATGAAAACATTAATGAGAACTCCAATAGCCCAGTACAAAGTAATGGTTATCATAGGCCAAGGTTCATGAACGGAAGTGCAGCATATTATTCCAAGGTCTGA
- the si:dkey-51a16.9 gene encoding RING finger protein 122, producing MTTDVTYPLPLNVYIIILGIGLFIFMLSLIFCCYLFSLRRQVTREQFGYNEVVLKGSEKKLSLLGQTCAVCLEEFRSREELGVCPCSHAFHKKCLVKWLEIRSVCPMCNKPICRLHPDPPQGAEGLQNPLQV from the exons ATGACCACAGACGTCACATACCCCCTCCCCCTGAATGTCTATATCATCATTCTTGGCATTGGCCTCTTCATCTTTATGCTGAGCCTCATCTTCTGTTGCTATCTGTTCAG CCTGAGACGACAGGTCACGCGGGAGCAGTTTGGATACAATGAG GTTGTTCTAAAGGGATCAGAGAAGAAACTAAGCCTCCTTGGT CAGACCTGTGCTGTTTGTCTGGAGGAGTTTAGGAGCAGGGAGGAGCTGGGTGTTTGTCCCTGCTCACATGCTTTTCACAAGAA GTGTTTGGTAAAGTGGCTGGAAATCCGAAGTGTCTGTCCCATGTGTAATAAACCCATCTGCAGGCTCCATCCTGACCCTCCGCAGGGGGCCGAGGGCCTACAGAACCCCCTGCAGGTGTGA
- the LOC131350739 gene encoding calcium homeostasis modulator protein 2-like, with protein MAAFISENFKFAALFFKSKDVMIFNGLIALGTVASQTAYNIFAFECPCSAQRNYLYGLAAIGVPALAFFLIGVMLNRSTWDLVSECRIRKCRKFSGAAAFALLGSIMGRAVVAPVTWSVISLLRGEAYVCALSEFVDPQSLENFPSTPQSLTIMAQFPCKDVPAELLHFWKNIERRLKYESQLLGWMLVAVVSFTVFLVMCGKRCCSPLGYQQEAYWSTYRASEQTLFQRTAEAHAKLRAAENIRTFFGFVSLEDQEKGLLTSCHGAKQAISNLEWNQITGVYLYRENEGIPLYSRLNKWAAYTIGNNTEGFEMDMIS; from the exons ATGGCTGCATTTATTTCTGAGAATTTTAAATTTGCTGCACTTTTCTTTAAGAGCAAGGATGTAATGATCTTCAATGGGCTGATAGCCCTGGGAACAGTGGCCAGTCAAACAGCATACAACATATTTGCCTTCGAATGTCCATGTTCTGCACAGAGAAATTATCTGTACGGGTTAGCAGCTATTGGTGTACCTGCCTTAGCTTTCTTTTTAATTGGAGTAATGCTCAATCGTAGTACCTGGGACCTTGTTTCGGAATGTCGCATCAGAAAATGCCGGAAGTTCTCTGGGGCTGCTGCCTTTGCTCTGCTGGGTTCAATAATGGGCCGTGCAGTAGTGGCTCCAGTTACCTGGTCCGTCATTTCACTCCTTAGAGGAGAGGCCTATGTTTGTGCGCTTAGTGAATTTGTGGACCCTCAGTCTTTGGAAAACTTTCCTTCCACTCCCCAAAGCCTAACAATCATGGCCCAGTTTCCCTGTAAGGATGTGCCTGCAGAGCTGCTGCACTTTTGGAAAAACATCGAACGGAGACTGAAATATGAATCTCAG CTCTTGGGCTGGATGTTGGTAGCTGTTGTCTCTTTCACTGTATTCCTGGTGATGTGTGGAAAGCGTTGCTGCTCTCCCCTGGGCTACCAGCAGGAGGCATACTGGTCCACCTATCGAGCCAGCGAGCAAACACTTTTCCAGCGTACTGCTGAAGCTCATGCCAAGCTCCGTGCTGCTGAGAACATCAGGACCTTCTTTGGGTTTGTTTCCCTGGAGGATCAAGAAAAAGGGCTTCTGACATCATGTCATGGGGCAAAACAGGCAATTTCCAATTTAGAATGGAACCAGATAACAGGAGTTTACTTATACAGAGAGAATGAAGGGATTCCCCTGTACAGTCGGCTCAATAAATGGGCCGCTTACACAATTGGGAACAATACTGAGGGCTTTGAGATGGACATGATAAGTTAA
- the itprip gene encoding inositol 1,4,5-trisphosphate receptor-interacting protein: MQGSIARVCMIVAAAILNHPLLFPKENTTSPEEEDYVLARMREHEERLRAEQERFEQEISKADQDATNSSLDFYGWYFWSTLSLVIFFTIEVCRQDLNAGETHDHVEDEEGYTSSGSVNPKDLILDKGILNHLCETSFQPLVYESARVQEFVEGFADDLLEALRSICDHEVDMEVEDFIGVGSMFEAWRVCKPVMCDLIVPFATPEPYHFQFELWCDTSSDLPLDLQGCGRIKLLKVSENCPDCLSGKATDDEDMLCLLHNRNHDSKADDHALEELLCSRNTAYLSKDQVMKWFQISVTRAWGRISHKYEFELTFRNLDFPGALKVRFRSGKVIVLNIIPAIQLEDSHAYFISHFPSDSSNNTDIHWQLSFTVYERNLLKHMAKKLPVKSCHLRCLQLVSFLHKKQSGLRGRSGLTNYHLKTAFLHLLLSKSTSAWKPQNLDQRLRDLLFFIQKSLQEKRLTHIIIGNPLVPHEIGVPGIIQAAEPVNLFRPLVLQRQVYAKMVENFEEMLKNAPVLIQEYTPHFQNGGLNSTTVS, from the coding sequence ATGCAGGGGTCTATAGCACGGGTCTGCATGATTGTGGCAGCTGCCATTCTCAACCATCCACTGCTATTCCCTAAGGAAAACACTACCAGCCCAGAAGAGGAAGATTATGTTTTGGCCCGAATGAGGGAGCATGAAGAGAGGCTGCGAGCTGAACAAGAACGCTTTGAACAAGAGATCTCAAAGGCAGATCAAGACGCCACAAACTCTAGCCTTGACTTCTACGGTTGGTATTTCTGGAGCACACTTTCTCTTGTCATTTTCTTCACTATTGAGGTTTGTAGGCAGGATCTGAACGCTGGTGAAACACATGATCATGTTGAAGACGAAGAAGGGTATACCAGCAGTGGGTCTGTCAATCCTAAGGATCTGATCTTAGATAAAGGTATCCTAAACCACCTCTGTGAGACCAGCTTCCAGCCCCTTGTCTATGAAAGTGCGAGAGTGCAGGAGTTTGTTGAAGGCTTTGCAGATGACCTCCTGGAAGCTTTGAGGAGCATTTGTGACCATGAGGTTGACATGGAGGTTGAGGACTTTATTGGAGTAGGCAGCATGTTTGAGGCCTGGAGAGTGTGTAAGCCTGTCATGTGTGACCTCATTGTGCCATTTGCAACCCCAGAACCTTATCATTTTCAGTTCGAGCTATGGTGTGATACATCCTCTGACCTCCCACTGGACCTACAAGGATGTGGGAGGATTAAGTTATTGAAGGTGAGTGAGAATTGCCCAGACTGCCTCTCTGGTAAAGCCACAGACGATGAGGATATGCTATGCCTGCTTCACAACAGAAACCACGATAGCAAAGCTGATGACCATGCGTTAGAAGAACTACTCTGCTCAAGAAACACTGCTTATCTGTCTAAAGATCAGGTTATGAAATGGTTCCAGATCTCAGTGACCAGAGCATGGGGGCGGATCTCTCACAAATATGAATTTGAGCTCACTTTCCGCAACCTGGATTTCCCTGGTGCTTTGAAGGTCAGGTTCAGGTCAGGAAAGGTTATCGTTCTAAACATTATACCGGCTATCCAGCTTGAAGATTCACATGCATACTTCATCTCTCATTTTCCTTCAGACAGCAGTAACAACACAGATATCCACTGGCAACTCTCATTCACTGTTTACGAAAGAAACCTACTCAAACACATGGCAAAGAAACTTCCAGTAAAATCTTGTCACCTCCGATGCCTACAGCTTGTTTCTTTCCTGCACAAAAAACAGTCAGGCCTACGAGGTAGAAGTGGCCTTACAAATTACCATCTGAAGACTGCATTCTTGCATCTACTGTTGAGCAAATCTACTTCAGCATGGAAACCACAGAATCTGGACCAGAGGTTGCGGGACTTGTTGTTTTTTATACAGAAAAGCTTGCAGGAAAAGAGACTTACTCATATTATCATTGGGAACCCACTTGTTCCTCATGAAATTGGAGTTCCAGGAATAATTCAGGCTGCAGAACCAGTAAACCTTTTCAGGCCTCTGGTGTTACAGAGGCAGGTTTATGCAAAAATGGTAGAAAATTTTGAGGAGATGCTGAAAAATGCGCCAGTGCTTATTCAGGAGTACACACCACACTTCCAAAATGGTGGACTTAATTCAACAACCGTGTCCTAG
- the LOC131345057 gene encoding glutathione S-transferase omega-1-like: MHYDYGVGQPLTQGPVFDQIQLFKSGGHSRFHTSAFFFYCGESSRAVPSLLIALFLQIHTVTMASTQKCAVKGSCAPEAVPKGKIRIYSMRFCPYAQRTRLVLHAKGIEHETINIHLRSKPDWYLEKNPLGAVPALETPCGHVVYESAITCEYLDELYPEKKLYPTDPFAKAQQKMLLEEYSKVIPLFYKIPMTKNEGQDVSALEAELKEKLSNLNKVLANKKTKFFGGDSVSMIDYLMWPWFERAEAWELKHCLDATPLLNNWILQMKEDPTVKALILSSDIHKAFFSSYMGGNPNYDYGL, encoded by the exons ATGCACTACGATTACGGAGTCGGACAGCCCTTAACACAAGGACCAGTTTTTGATCAAATCCAGCTCTTTAAAAGCGGTGGCCATTCCAGATTTCACACTTCCGCCTTCTTCTTCTACTGCGGAGAGAGCTCGCGCGCGGTGCCTTCACTCCTCATAg CTTTATTTCTGCAGATCCACACGGTGACTATGGCTTCGACCCAGAAATGCGCTGTAAAAg GAAGCTGTGCTCCCGAGGCTGTACCCAAAGGCAAGATCCGAATCTATAGTATGAGATTCTGCCCATATGCCCAGAGAACCAGACTGGTTCTTCATGCCAAGGGTATAGA GCATGAAACTATAAACATCCATTTGAGATCGAAACCCGATTGGTACCTGGAAAAGAACCCTCTTGGTGCAGTGCCTGCCCTGGAGACCCCCTGTGGTCATGTGGTCTATGAATCAGCGATCACATGTGAATACCTGGATGAGCTGTACCCTGAGAAAAAACTGTATCCCACCGACCCCTTTGCAAAAGCCCAGCAAAAGATGTTGCTGGAAGAATACTCAAAG gtCATTCCTCTGTTCTATAAAATTCCTATGACCAAAAACGAAGGTCAGGATGTTTCAGCACTAGAAGCAGAGTTGAAGGAAAAGCTATCCAATTTGAACAAG GTTCTTGCTAACAAGAAAACTAAATTCTTTGGAGGTGATTCAGTCTCTATGATTGACTACCTGATGTGGCCGTGGTTTGAGAGGGCAGAGGCCTGGGAGCTCAAACA CTGTCTGGATGCCACTCCACTGCTGAACAACTGGATTTTGCAGATGAAGGAGGATCCAACAGTGAAGGCACTCATCTTGAGCTCTGATATCCACAAAGCCTTTTTTTCCTCATACATGGGTGGAAATCCCAATTATGACTATGGCTTATAA
- the calhm3 gene encoding calcium homeostasis modulator protein 3, whose protein sequence is MDRLKVVLQYFQSNSESISNGICVVLALVAVKLYTSFDFNCPCLPQYNKMYALGVMFVPPIILFLLGILVNRHTGVMMEEWARPIGRRTKNPAVVKYLFSAMMQRSMLAPMVWILVSLLDGKCFICAFSMSVDPKHFTGFPNNTGLDLIRIMAKVPCKEDIIFKNSTFRKAVTRYVRCYSQALGWSILLCLIFMGAVARITKPCFNHAVFLQTRYWSNYLDVEAKLFDETCVHHARDFARKCVVRFFEDIGEDEILRMPLSPNFSFKKSDNEADEDEHLHGVTRKDQVDHLLQTWFQCRPELDVTKMVYRPTKCITWEDSNGHTLYSDV, encoded by the exons ATGGATCGCTTAAAGGTAGTTTTGCAATATTTCCAGTCGAATTCCGAGTCTATTTCCAATGGTATATGCGTGGTGCTTGCTCTGGTTGCTGTAAAACTGTACACGAGCTTTGATTTTAATTGCCCTTGCCTGCCGCAGTACAATAAAATGTACGCACTCGGTGTGATGTTTGTTCCGCCGATTATTCTGTTCTTACTGGGAATTTTGGTTAATCGGCACACcggagtgatgatggaggaaTGGGCCAGACCGATAGGCAGGAGGACCAAAAATCCAGCTGTTGTGAA ATATTTGTTTTCAGCTATGATGCAGAGGTCCATGTTAGCTCCCATGGTGTGGATCCTTGTATCTTTACTGGATGGGAAGTGTTTCATTTGTGCCTTCAGCATGAGTGTGGACCCGAAACACTTCACTGGGTTCCCCAATAACACTGGTCTGGATCTGATCAGGATAATGGCTAAGGTGCCTTGCAAGGAAGACATCATCTTCAAAAACAGCACTTTTCGGAAAGCTGTCACACGCTATGTGCGTTGTTACTCTCAA GCACTAGGTTGGTCCATTCTTCTCTGCCTCATTTTTATGGGTGCAGTGGCTCGAATCACTAAACCATGCTTCAATCATGCCGTCTTCCTTCAAACGCGCTACTGGAGCAATTACTTGGACGTTGAAGCTAAGCTTTTTGATGAGACTTGTGTCCATCATGCCAGAGACTTTGCCAGAAAATGTGTAGTGCGTTTCTTTGAGGATATTGGGGAAGATGAGATTCTCAGGATGCCACTCTCCCCGAACTTCAGCTTCAAGAAAAGTGACAACGAGGCTGATGAAGATGAGCATCTCCATGGTGTGACTAGGAAGGATCAGGTGGATCACTTGCTCCAAACTTGGTTCCAGTGTAGACCTGAGCTGGATGTGACCAAGATGGTTTATAGGCCCACTAAGTGTATTACTTGGGAAGACTCAAATGGACATACACTTTACTCAGATGTTTGA
- the atoh7 gene encoding transcription factor atoh7, with protein sequence MKPCTPACVDTGSECDPRDLEKFQSVVRKRVAANARERKRMQGLNTAFDQLRKVVPQWGQDKKLSKYETLQMALSYIMALNRILDDSSKNSTSHRQWLDLQYDGLQSESYPYIVRYSSPTENECMYTSFSYHYEDFQALN encoded by the coding sequence ATGAAGCCTTGTACGCCAGCCTGTGTGGATACGGGTTCTGAGTGTGATCCCAGAGACCTAGAGAAGTTTCAGAGTGTGGTACGGAAGAGGGTGGCAGCCAATGCccgagagaggaagaggatgcAGGGCTTGAATACAGCTTTCGACCAGCTGCGCAAAGTGGTTCCTCAGTGGGGTCAGGACAAAAAACTTTCAAAGTATGAAACCTTGCAGATGGCTCTGAGCTACATCATGGCCCTCAACCGCATCCTGGATGATTCTAGTAAAAACAGCACCTCTCACAGGCAATGGCTGGACCTGCAGTATGACGGCCTGCAGTCTGAGAGCTACCCCTACATCGTGAGGTACAGCTCACCCACTGAAAACGAGTGCATGTACACCTCCTTCTCCTACCATTACGAGGATTTCCAAGCTCTGAATTAG